Genomic segment of Pseudomonadota bacterium:
AAAGGGGTACAAAGATAGCAGCCAAGACAAGCATACTCTGCGGTTTCTTTTCTTCTCTTCTGTGGATGCTCTTCTTTCACGAACAGGAATCAAAGGCAATAGGATTATGTAATCTTTTCTTCCATTGTGACACCCTTGCAGACCTTCCCTGGAATATGATAGACCCGCAGATTATTGCACTTCCCATATCTTTCCTGGTATTTGTTATCGTTTCCTTTTTAACTCAACCGGTAAGGGAAGAAATAATAAGAAAAGCGTTCAGGCATATATAAGGACCAGGAAAAAACTTTGACTTTCTGATTTTAGAGTGCTACAAATTTAAAATGCGTATTACTAAGGAACAGACATGTCGGAATTAGTGAGATTCGGGGTTTCGTTAAGCAAAGAATTGCTGGAAAAGTTCGATAAGCTAATAAAAGATAAAAATTATACTAACAGGTCTGAGGCCTTTCGTGATCTGATACGTCAGGAATTTATTAAAAAAGAGTGGCAGGAAGGTGAGGATATTGCAGGGGCAATAACCCTTATTTACGATCACCATAGAAAAGACCTGTTAAATAAGATTACCGATATACAACATAATTTTCAAAA
This window contains:
- a CDS encoding sodium:solute symporter family protein, whose amino-acid sequence is RGTKIAAKTSILCGFFSSLLWMLFFHEQESKAIGLCNLFFHCDTLADLPWNMIDPQIIALPISFLVFVIVSFLTQPVREEIIRKAFRHI
- the nikR gene encoding nickel-responsive transcriptional regulator NikR, translated to MSELVRFGVSLSKELLEKFDKLIKDKNYTNRSEAFRDLIRQEFIKKEWQEGEDIAGAITLIYDHHRKDLLNKITDIQHNFQKVIISTQHIHLDHDNCLEIIAVRGNPVEVQRLADTLKSIKGVKHGTLSMSSTGKDID